A stretch of DNA from Leptolyngbya sp. SIO1E4:
AAATCCCCGAAATTTGGGAGACTTCGAATCAGGCCCTCCCAGATTTCGGGAGCCAGGGGGGCGAAACTTATGCAACTGCGGAAGTCCTATCAGGAAACGCAGGAGCGTTGCTGAGGGGCTAGGCTGATTTTTGGCGGCGCTGGTTGAGCCCTAGCAGCCCCAGGGAAAGCAACCCTATCGCTATGCCGGGTTCGGGAACATCGGCAACATCGGGAATCGAGAGCGTGTCAATGTAACGGGCGCTGGGTCGGTAGCCCGCTTCTGGCAGTAGGTCTGGGGTGTTAACGGTGAAAATATCGGTGGCAACTCCTGTGGTTAAATCGGTTGAGACGACACCATCGCCTCCAGTCCAGAGGATATTGCCGTTGCCCAGTTCATAAACGCCGCGAATCCCCCGAAAGGCAATGCCATCATCCCCATCGAAAACCCCTACCTGGTTGCCATTGGCATCGTATTCATAGATGCCCGCAGGTGCAGAAAAGCCAGCAACTAGTAGGTTGCCGTTGGCCCGCTGAGTCATTTGCTGCGGGAAATCGATGCCGGTTTCACCGTCAGATTCGTGAAACGTCCCCAGCAGATTACCGTCGAGGTCGTAGCGATCAATATCTTCGCCGCCTGTTGCCTCGCTGTTAATGTCATTGATCAGCAGCTCACCGTTGTATTCCAAAATGTCGTAAGGGTCGCCCGTATCAAAAAAGCCCAGGGTATTGCCTTGGGTATCAAAGGTGACGACAACCTCACCATCACCGGGTGCTCCATTTTCAGTACCCGCATTGGAGACGTAAACCGTGTCCCCTACCAAAGCCATGCCACGAATGTTATCCAGACCGCTATCGATAGCGCTAATCAGCGTGCCGCCCAGGTCAAAGCGGAAGATGCTGTCGGCGACTTGATCAGAGACCCAAATCTCTTCGTTAACCTGAATAGCATTGAGAGGGGTGGAGAATAGCCCGACTCCGTCGATGAAGTTGTCATCCACAAGCGACCCATCGAAAGGATCGAACAGCAAAATGCGATCGCTGTTGGAATCCGGAATCATCAAAAAGTCAGCGGCTTTGGCGGCCGGAACAGCAGCTAACCAAACGACACCTGCTGCAGCCGAGAGCTGAAGTAAAGCATGAAGTCTTTGCATTGTGATTTGATTTTGATAGGACGGCTAATGACATCCGCTTGCCCAGCGATATCTCTCGATCCGTCGATAGTGCTGAATGGACTGTAGCGTGGGTCAAACGTGATAGATGCCAGCCTGCTAACTGGTTGGGTAGCTAACCAGTTGATACCAAGCGATTGCTATATCGCATCGGCCTTCTTAATGACATCAACTTACAATAAGCTTCAAAGCTCAATAAAGGCAAAATCAGGTATATTCACAGTACCTTCTTGCAAATGGGCTTAAATGCTCTCAACAGCTTGATAATTCATGTCACTCAATCAAGAAACGATCTCAATAAGTGTATAATGGAATATTCACTGCACCTGCTGAGATGCCAATAGCCTGGGGGTGTTTCACGGGAGCCTTAAACACGCATCGCGACAGCAGATGCCTTTAATAGGAACATTTCTCATTAAAATGCTTGAGGGATGGGACACATGCAATCAGCCAGTCAACAATTCACAAAAAGCAGCCGCCTAGCTCAGCTGTCGGCCGATAATGAGGGCTAAAGCATGACGGGTCATTTCCATTGGCATAAAAGGTGACTCGGGCCAAGCCTGAATAACCTGCTCTGGGAGGGCTGGAATGTGAATAAACCCGACACTCATATCTGGCTGTTGCGTTGCCTGCCAATGGAGGCAGTGATAAAAGGCTTGATTGCACAAATGGGTGCCGCAGTCATTGGAGAGCCGCGCTGGAATCCTGTGATTTTTCAGTTGGGTAACTAGCGCCTCTTGCTCCGGAAGAGAACTCCAATAGGCGGCGGGAGACTCTGCAACAATCGGCTCACCTTTAGGCGCGTTGCCTGCACTGTCCAGCGTGACAAAGTATCTCAAATTTTTGGCCATGCGTTCCAAAGCAATGCGGTTATAGCCCCGAGCCTGCCCTAGGCCAATACAAACATCAGGGGTGATCGCAGTGAGTATCTCAGCGATCGCCTGCCCCAGCCGCTGGGTATTTCCGGGCAGAATCCTGAAGTGGAGACAAGCCATATGCTGTCTCAACATGGGAGGGGGATTATCTCGCAGTGAGCGCACCACCTGCTCTGAAGCATTTAAACCGTCATCATTAGGCTCAAATCCTGTGATTAGAACTTTCATATCGTTTGTTCCTCAAACATTTCAGGTCAAGTCTCTGGCATTCAACATATTTAAATATGAGATCCTAAATATTGAGAGCTGTTTTGACAGTCAATCTCAATAAAGTGAGATTATTGTTAGGGTGCGATCGCGGCGTTGTAGTGAAGCGCGGTCACAATCTAAAGGGTCTATTGCCATGCGAGTGAGCTTCTCTGCTAAGGATATTGATGAGCTGTATGCCGAGTGGGGGCAGCAGCCAGGAACCGCCTTACAGAAAAATGCCTTTGAGACGAGTTTGAACTTGCCCCCGCTGATGGGTGACGGTTGGGCACGGAAAATCAAACAGGGAAGATGCCCGGTATTCAAGATGAGTTTCAGATCGCCCCAAGGCAAAGTAGTATTAGTTTTTTTAATCTTTTGGGGGAGGGTGGTATGAATGTCACCCCCATCAACCTGCGATCCAGGTTGATGTCAACGTCAACATGATATATCGACTCTATAGAATTTAGTTATTGATCAAATCAATAAGATACTGTTAGATTTGCGGAACACTCTAGAGGGCAAAGTCACCAATGCCTTCTCTCGATTTCAAGAAATTTCCAAACTTTTATGAGCTCTCATTATCGTTATATCAAGTCCAGTTGCTTACCTTAATAAAAATTCCTGAAAGCTTTGCTACTAAAGGATCGTATTATGGGTATGCAAAAAGATTTCATATTATATTAAATTCCAGACTCTACTATGAGACATCTTCGGATTTTGCTGCTAGGGCTCTTTGCCGTTATTTGTGTCTTCAGTGTAATTCCTCAGGCTTGGGCATTCTGTGGTTTTTATGTGGCGGGGGCCGATGCCGAGCTGTACAACCAAGCCTCTCAGGTGGCGATCGCCCGTAACAGTAACCAAACCGTCCTGACGATGGCCAATGACTATAAAGGTAACGTCGCCGATTTTGCCCTGGTGGTGCCCGTGCCCACAATTCTCCAGCGAGAACAGGTCCGGGTGGTTGAACCTGAACTCCTGACGCGACTGGATGCTTACAGCGCTCCTCGCGTAGTCGAGTATCCAGACGACATTGGGACTTGTGATAGTTTACTCAACTTCTTCTTACATGAAGTCTTCTCTGGTTCGACTGAGCCGTTGTTGCCAAACATAATCCCACAGGGTGTGACTGTCGAATCCACCTTTGCGGTGGGGGAATATGACATTGCCATTCTCAGCGCTCAAGAGTCTGATGGGTTAGAAACCTGGCTACAGCGGAATAACTATCAGATTCCCGCAGGCGCGAGCGAGGTGTTGCAGTCCTACATTCGTCAAGGCATGAAGTTTTTTGTGGCGAAGGTGAATCTATCGGAATTTGACAATCGTGGATTCCAGCCCCTACGACCGTTGCAAATCACCTACGACTCCCCCCGTTTTATGCTGCCTATTCGCTTAGGCATGGTGAATGCTGAAGGAGCCCAGGATTTAATTGTGTATTTACTGTCTCCCCGAGGAAGAACGGAGGTCATCAATTATCGTACGGTCGGAATCCCCACGAATATTAATGTTCCTGGCTTTGTCGCCAACAACTTTGATGAAGTGTATGAGGCGATATTCCAAAAGGCACATGCAGCGGCCAACAATGCCATCCTTCTAGAATACGCTGCGAACCTTAATTTCGATTGTTATGAGCTATGCTCAGCCGGTGCCCTGACTGTGGATGAACTACAAAATTTGGGCGCATCGTGGATACAGCCCTCGACTAATGATGGGCAACTCTATGAGGGAGAGGCGTTTCTGACACGCTTGCATGTGCGCTACACCCGTGGCACCTTTCCTGAAGATCTATCGTTCTATGCAACGCACAATCAGGGGGGATTCTTGGGAGTTTATGTAATTAGATATAACATCATTCCAAAAATAACTTTTGAGCAATGTATTGAGGACGTACTAGAAACTTTGCGATGGTTTTGGGAGGATGAGAGATCCCTAGGCAATACAGCAGAGGATTTTCCCACATTTCTCAAAACCCGAGTTGAAGCCTTGATACCTTCGAGTCCATTCTTTCGTAGAGTAAATTATCCGATCCCAACCGAGACAGACGATCCCATTGAATACATCAATCGATTAGGTCGAGCAATGTATGCCTCCAATGAGGAGCAAATTATCTTGCGATTAGAGGAAGAGTCGCGATCGCTAGCTCAAGTCACGGGGTGGCCTCTTGAGGATATCCGGCAACGGATTACAGAGGAAACCCCAAATGTTCCAGAACTGTGGAGGCGGCGCTATCCCCCTCGCCAGTAGTATTACCTTTACATGGCTCAGCTAGCCCAAATAGGATATTCCAAATCTTGGATTGTCGCCCTGCAGGGATTGACGATTCTTGTGCTGATCTGTGCGTGAACCATAGTTGCATCATCATAAAGCTGAAGAAATCCTCCTTATTGATTTCAATTCTCAATAATTTAGGATATTATAAAGACGAGTTCGCAAGCTCTCAGAAGAATTTCAGGCGATCGACCCCATTGCAGGCATTGCCCGGATCACAGTTTCTAATTTGCCTGACACTGTTGTTCGGGTGCCTATTACCAGCTTAGAGGCCCCGCCAACCACAACTGTCAGAACTGATACACAGGCGTTGGTATTCGCAATCGCTCCGGAAATTGCACCTACAGCCGAAACCACCGAAGCAACCACCACCGACGAAGACACGTTTCGGGTTATCGTTACCGCTGAGAAAACCCCTGAAGACCTTCAAGATGTTCCGATTAGCGTCACAGCCATCACAGCGCAAGAAATCGCAGATGCCGACATCACGTCTTTAGATGCGATCGCTCGCAATGTGCCCAATTTTTCCCTCTTTCCTAGCGGTAATGGTTTCTTTACGCTCTACAGCATTCGAGACATTTC
This window harbors:
- a CDS encoding DUF2330 domain-containing protein, with the translated sequence MRHLRILLLGLFAVICVFSVIPQAWAFCGFYVAGADAELYNQASQVAIARNSNQTVLTMANDYKGNVADFALVVPVPTILQREQVRVVEPELLTRLDAYSAPRVVEYPDDIGTCDSLLNFFLHEVFSGSTEPLLPNIIPQGVTVESTFAVGEYDIAILSAQESDGLETWLQRNNYQIPAGASEVLQSYIRQGMKFFVAKVNLSEFDNRGFQPLRPLQITYDSPRFMLPIRLGMVNAEGAQDLIVYLLSPRGRTEVINYRTVGIPTNINVPGFVANNFDEVYEAIFQKAHAAANNAILLEYAANLNFDCYELCSAGALTVDELQNLGASWIQPSTNDGQLYEGEAFLTRLHVRYTRGTFPEDLSFYATHNQGGFLGVYVIRYNIIPKITFEQCIEDVLETLRWFWEDERSLGNTAEDFPTFLKTRVEALIPSSPFFRRVNYPIPTETDDPIEYINRLGRAMYASNEEQIILRLEEESRSLAQVTGWPLEDIRQRITEETPNVPELWRRRYPPRQ
- a CDS encoding TonB-dependent receptor plug domain-containing protein, giving the protein MPDTVVRVPITSLEAPPTTTVRTDTQALVFAIAPEIAPTAETTEATTTDEDTFRVIVTAEKTPEDLQDVPISVTAITAQEIADADITSLDAIARNVPNFSLFPSGNGFFTLYSIRDISNASSLVN